One Mycolicibacterium fortuitum subsp. fortuitum genomic window carries:
- a CDS encoding solute symporter family protein, with product MTITTLAAETVGNPVANIGIFSLFVVVTMIVVIKASKRNATADEFFTGGRGFSGPQNGIAIAGDYLSAASFLGIAGAIAVYGYDGFLYSIGFLVAWLVALLLVAELLRNTGKFTMADVLSFRLKQRPVRLAAAISTLTVSLFYLLAQMAGAGGLVALLLDVNSRTGQSIVIAVVGILMIVYVLVGGMKGTTWVQIIKAVLLIAGAALMTVMVLGKFGLNFSEILGSAQSAISGATTKGVSSRDVLAPGAQYGGSLTSQINFISLALALVLGTAGLPHVLMRFYTVPTAKEARRSVVWAIALIGAFYLFTLVLGYGAAALVGPDRILGAAGGVNSAAPLLAFELGGVILLGVISAVAFATILAVVAGLTITASASFAHDIYASVLKTHKVSEDEQVRVSRITAVVLGVFAIGLGILANGQNVAFLVALAFAVAAAANLPTILYSLYWKRFNTRGALWSMYGGLISTIVLIVFSPAVSGSKTAMIPGADFDFFPLANPGIVSIPLAFALGIIGTLTSPDTGNAELDAEMEVRSLTGVGAEKAVAH from the coding sequence ATGACCATCACGACGCTCGCCGCCGAAACCGTCGGTAACCCGGTGGCCAACATCGGCATCTTCAGCCTGTTCGTGGTCGTCACGATGATCGTGGTGATCAAGGCCAGCAAGCGCAACGCCACCGCCGACGAGTTCTTCACCGGTGGCCGCGGCTTCTCGGGCCCGCAGAACGGCATCGCCATCGCCGGTGACTACCTGTCGGCGGCCAGCTTCCTCGGCATCGCCGGTGCCATCGCCGTGTACGGCTACGACGGCTTCCTCTACTCCATCGGTTTCCTGGTGGCCTGGCTGGTGGCCCTGCTTCTGGTGGCCGAATTGCTGCGCAACACCGGCAAATTCACCATGGCCGACGTGCTGAGCTTCCGGCTCAAACAACGTCCGGTCCGACTCGCCGCAGCCATCTCGACGCTCACCGTCTCGCTGTTCTACCTGCTGGCCCAGATGGCCGGCGCCGGCGGCCTGGTCGCCCTGCTGCTCGACGTCAACAGCCGGACCGGCCAGTCCATCGTGATCGCCGTCGTCGGCATCCTGATGATCGTCTACGTCTTGGTCGGCGGCATGAAGGGCACCACATGGGTGCAGATCATCAAGGCCGTGCTGCTGATCGCCGGCGCCGCACTGATGACCGTGATGGTGCTGGGCAAGTTCGGGTTGAACTTCTCCGAGATCCTCGGTTCGGCTCAGTCGGCGATCTCCGGGGCCACCACCAAGGGCGTATCCAGCCGCGACGTGCTGGCCCCGGGCGCACAGTACGGCGGCTCGCTCACCTCGCAGATCAACTTCATCTCGCTGGCACTCGCGTTGGTGCTCGGCACCGCCGGCCTGCCGCACGTGCTGATGCGCTTCTACACCGTGCCGACCGCGAAAGAGGCTCGACGATCGGTGGTCTGGGCCATCGCGCTGATCGGCGCCTTCTACCTTTTCACCCTGGTGCTCGGCTATGGGGCGGCCGCGTTGGTCGGGCCGGACCGGATCCTCGGTGCGGCAGGCGGCGTCAACTCGGCGGCGCCGCTGCTGGCCTTCGAACTCGGCGGGGTGATCCTGCTCGGCGTCATCTCGGCGGTGGCGTTCGCGACGATCCTTGCCGTGGTGGCCGGGTTGACCATCACCGCGTCGGCGTCATTCGCGCACGACATCTATGCCTCAGTTTTGAAGACGCACAAGGTGTCCGAGGACGAGCAGGTGCGGGTCTCCCGCATCACCGCGGTGGTCCTGGGTGTGTTCGCGATCGGACTCGGCATCCTGGCCAACGGACAGAACGTGGCGTTCCTGGTCGCCCTGGCATTCGCCGTGGCGGCCGCGGCCAACCTGCCGACCATCCTGTACTCGCTGTACTGGAAGCGGTTCAACACCCGCGGTGCACTGTGGAGTATGTACGGCGGCCTGATCTCGACCATCGTGCTGATCGTGTTCTCCCCCGCCGTATCGGGCAGCAAGACCGCGATGATCCCCGGCGCGGACTTCGATTTCTTCCCGCTGGCCAACCCCGGCATCGTTTCCATTCCGCTGGCTTTCGCACTCGGCATCATCGGCACGCTCACCTCTCCCGACACCGGGAACGCCGAGCTCGATGCCGAGATGGAGGTGCGTTCGCTGACCGGTGTAGGCGCCGAGAAGGCCGTCGCACACTAG
- a CDS encoding DUF732 domain-containing protein encodes MDMRRVLAPLFAAVATALALAATANAIPDQGTPDFDNYMQGLDRNGFHLNPDTAWRVAHQACTGSIPGYISWELAAQGVIGPGAEQRVYDVARKYACPVQ; translated from the coding sequence ATGGACATGAGACGCGTGCTTGCACCTCTTTTCGCAGCGGTGGCTACCGCGCTTGCCCTGGCTGCCACGGCCAACGCGATCCCCGACCAGGGCACGCCGGACTTCGACAACTACATGCAGGGTCTGGACCGCAACGGATTCCACCTCAACCCGGATACTGCCTGGCGCGTCGCTCACCAGGCTTGCACGGGCAGCATCCCGGGGTACATCAGCTGGGAGCTGGCTGCCCAGGGCGTGATCGGCCCGGGCGCCGAGCAGCGGGTGTACGACGTGGCCCGAAAGTACGCCTGCCCCGTGCAATAG
- a CDS encoding DUF485 domain-containing protein: MTETDLPERVAPTGEQFLAMQASPEFQELRTRLRRFVFPMTAFFLVWYALYVALGAFAHDFMAIRVVGNINVGLLIGLGQFLTTFLITGLYVRFANRELDPRATAIREELEGNR, encoded by the coding sequence GTGACCGAAACCGACCTTCCCGAGAGGGTTGCCCCCACCGGGGAGCAGTTCCTCGCCATGCAGGCCAGTCCTGAATTCCAGGAGTTGCGTACCCGCCTGCGCCGCTTCGTCTTTCCCATGACCGCGTTCTTCCTGGTCTGGTACGCCCTCTACGTGGCCCTGGGCGCCTTCGCCCACGATTTCATGGCCATCCGGGTTGTCGGCAACATCAATGTCGGCCTGCTGATCGGGCTGGGCCAGTTCTTGACCACGTTCCTGATCACCGGGTTGTACGTGCGCTTCGCCAACAGGGAGCTCGACCCGAGGGCCACTGCCATCCGCGAAGAGCTGGAGGGCAACCGATGA
- a CDS encoding DUF1059 domain-containing protein translates to MAKTHLNCPCGEAISGTDEDDLVEKAQAHLAQQHPGREYDREMILFMAY, encoded by the coding sequence ATGGCGAAGACACATCTGAACTGCCCGTGTGGAGAAGCGATCAGCGGCACCGACGAGGACGACCTCGTCGAGAAGGCCCAGGCGCATCTGGCCCAGCAGCACCCGGGGCGTGAGTACGACCGCGAGATGATCCTGTTCATGGCCTACTAG
- a CDS encoding sensor histidine kinase, whose translation MSGEVAVALALALILAAVAAVVVVRTRRVVATPTERAVHAALHTAAQAARALRQGLDTESAQTAAPFLRELTGTAGLALFDDDAALLARDHDDEAIWQSDTVEACADTARESITAGRRVLHTARSTAVVAQPLLTEGGEVLGALVVLAPASPGPGMLGAVGEVARYAASQIELAELDASRARLDRAEVLALRAQISPHFIYNALNTIASFVRTDPDRARELVLEFADFTRYSFRAAGQYTTLADELRNIDRYLTLERARFGANLRVRLQVAPEVLNVVVPFLALQPLVENAVRHGLAGNGGGSVEIVARDAGTECVITVEDDGAGMDPDTLRAGPGDALAGRTGESAHVGLTNVDHRLRAAFGNDYGLVVETAVGAGTKVVMRVPKFRSGVRAGGGALG comes from the coding sequence ATGTCCGGCGAAGTGGCAGTCGCGCTGGCCCTGGCGCTGATCTTGGCGGCGGTTGCCGCCGTCGTCGTCGTGCGCACCCGAAGGGTGGTGGCCACCCCCACCGAACGGGCCGTGCACGCCGCGCTGCACACCGCGGCCCAGGCAGCCCGCGCACTGCGGCAAGGCCTGGACACCGAATCCGCCCAAACCGCCGCACCTTTTCTCCGTGAACTGACCGGCACCGCGGGGCTCGCACTGTTCGACGACGACGCAGCCCTGCTGGCCCGCGACCACGACGACGAGGCGATCTGGCAGTCCGACACCGTCGAGGCCTGCGCCGACACCGCACGGGAATCGATCACTGCGGGCCGCCGGGTACTGCACACCGCCCGGTCGACCGCTGTCGTCGCACAGCCGCTGCTGACCGAAGGCGGCGAGGTGCTCGGCGCGCTGGTGGTACTCGCGCCGGCCAGCCCGGGTCCGGGCATGCTCGGCGCGGTCGGCGAGGTGGCCCGCTACGCCGCCAGCCAGATCGAGCTGGCTGAACTCGACGCATCGCGGGCCCGACTGGACCGGGCCGAGGTGCTCGCCCTGCGCGCCCAGATCAGCCCCCATTTCATCTACAACGCACTCAACACCATCGCGTCGTTCGTCCGCACCGATCCCGACCGGGCCCGCGAACTGGTCCTGGAATTCGCCGACTTCACCCGCTACTCCTTCCGCGCGGCCGGGCAGTACACCACGCTCGCCGACGAACTGCGCAACATCGACCGCTACCTCACTCTGGAGCGGGCCCGGTTCGGCGCCAACCTGCGGGTGCGGTTGCAGGTCGCTCCTGAGGTGCTCAACGTCGTCGTGCCGTTTTTGGCACTGCAACCCCTGGTGGAAAACGCTGTGCGGCACGGGCTGGCGGGCAACGGCGGCGGATCGGTCGAGATCGTCGCCCGCGACGCAGGCACCGAATGCGTGATCACCGTCGAAGACGACGGCGCGGGCATGGATCCCGACACGTTGCGCGCGGGTCCCGGTGACGCACTGGCCGGCCGTACCGGTGAGTCCGCGCATGTCGGATTGACCAATGTGGACCATCGGCTGCGCGCGGCATTCGGCAACGATTACGGTCTGGTGGTCGAGACAGCGGTGGGTGCGGGCACCAAAGTGGTGATGCGTGTGCCGAAGTTCCGCTCAGGGGTTCGAGCCGGCGGAGGTGCGTTGGGGTGA
- a CDS encoding HhH-GPD-type base excision DNA repair protein: protein MGKLQLVQDPEADALLESNPFALLVGMLLDQQIPMETAFAGPKKIADRLGDVDARVIADYNPDEFIAVVSQTPAIHRFPGSMGKRVQELARAIVDEYDGDVTALWTGGDPDGKEVLRRLKQLPGFGDQKARIFLALLGKQYGVTPAGWREAAGDYGKAGSFMSVADVVDPGSLQKVRSYKKQMKAAAKEAKAAKS from the coding sequence GTGGGAAAACTGCAGCTGGTCCAAGATCCGGAGGCCGACGCTCTGCTGGAATCCAACCCGTTCGCGCTGTTGGTGGGGATGTTGTTGGATCAGCAGATTCCGATGGAGACGGCCTTCGCCGGGCCCAAGAAGATCGCCGACCGGCTCGGTGATGTCGATGCCCGCGTGATCGCCGACTACAACCCGGACGAGTTCATCGCGGTGGTTTCGCAAACCCCTGCGATCCACCGGTTTCCGGGGTCGATGGGAAAGCGGGTGCAGGAGCTCGCCCGGGCCATCGTCGACGAGTACGACGGCGACGTGACCGCCCTGTGGACCGGTGGCGACCCCGACGGCAAAGAGGTGTTGCGCCGGCTCAAGCAGTTGCCGGGCTTCGGTGACCAAAAGGCTCGGATCTTCCTGGCGCTGTTGGGCAAGCAGTACGGCGTGACACCGGCGGGCTGGCGCGAGGCCGCGGGGGATTACGGCAAGGCGGGCAGCTTCATGTCGGTGGCCGACGTGGTGGATCCCGGGTCCTTGCAGAAGGTCCGCAGTTACAAGAAGCAGATGAAGGCCGCTGCGAAAGAAGCCAAGGCCGCCAAGTCTTGA
- a CDS encoding LytR/AlgR family response regulator transcription factor, which translates to MSSNLTVLAVDDEAPALDELAYLLGRHPDVGEVHTASDATSALRELNQHAIDAVFLDINMPGLSGIELAGVLSNYADRPAVVFVTAHEDKAVAAFDVGAVDYLLKPIRQNRLDEAVRRVAAGVAAAPSTRAEPSQPEDRDWDVVPAELGGITHLVPRDSIGWVEAEGDYARLHSTTGAHLVRIPLSTLETRWRDHGFQRIHRSYLVSLRQVTGLRTADGAVLVRLRANGTSPAVELPVSRRQARELRDRLVRDPMRSLKPAGSDE; encoded by the coding sequence GTGAGCTCCAACCTGACCGTGCTCGCCGTCGACGATGAGGCACCCGCCCTCGACGAGTTGGCCTATCTGCTGGGCCGGCATCCCGATGTCGGTGAGGTGCACACCGCGTCCGACGCCACCTCGGCGCTGCGCGAACTCAACCAGCACGCCATCGACGCGGTGTTCCTCGACATCAACATGCCCGGCCTGTCCGGCATCGAATTGGCCGGGGTGCTATCCAATTACGCCGACCGGCCCGCCGTGGTGTTCGTGACCGCCCACGAGGACAAGGCCGTGGCGGCCTTCGACGTCGGCGCCGTCGACTATCTGCTCAAGCCGATCCGGCAGAACCGGTTGGACGAGGCTGTCCGTCGAGTCGCCGCCGGCGTCGCGGCTGCGCCGTCCACCCGTGCCGAACCGAGCCAGCCCGAAGACCGGGACTGGGATGTGGTGCCCGCCGAACTGGGCGGCATCACCCACCTGGTACCCCGCGACAGCATCGGCTGGGTCGAAGCCGAGGGTGACTATGCTCGCCTGCACTCGACCACCGGTGCGCACTTGGTCCGAATCCCGTTGAGCACGTTGGAAACCCGCTGGCGTGACCACGGGTTCCAGCGCATCCACCGCTCCTACCTGGTGTCGCTGCGGCAGGTCACGGGGCTGCGCACCGCCGACGGCGCGGTGCTGGTGCGACTACGCGCCAACGGAACCTCCCCGGCCGTCGAACTCCCGGTGAGCCGGCGCCAGGCCCGCGAACTGCGCGACCGGCTGGTCCGCGATCCGATGCGTTCCCTGAAACCGGCGGGCAGCGATGAGTGA